In Nostoc sphaeroides, the genomic window TAACGGGAACCGCTACAGAGTTAACGGGAACTGCTACAGAGTTAACGGGAACTGCTACAGAGTTAAGGGGAACCGCTACAGAGTTAACGGGAACCGCTACAGAGTTAAGGGGAACCGCTACAGAGTTAAGGGGAACCGCTACAGAGTTAACGGGAACCGCTACAGAGTTAAGGGGAACCGCTACAGAGTTAAGGGGAACCGCTACAGAGTTAAGGGGAACCGCTACAGAGTTAAGGGGAACCGCTACAGAGTTAACGGGAACCGTCTCAGTTGCAATGTTGCTGAAGACAGTTTCTAGATTTAGAGTCACGATTTAACTGGTGAGATAATACAGTGAAGCGATCGCAATAATAGCGCATCTGCCATACACGAAAATTGGTGAGAGAGTTGACCTGGGGAACATCCTAGAGTCAAGATAAAAGGGTTAGATATCTTGTCAAAGTACTAAGCACATCTAATAGATATCGCCTAATTCTCTTTCCTTTCCCTGTTTTGGGGTAAAGACGAAAGCTAGGGGCGATAGTTATTAACGCGGCAAAAAACTTAAAAAAGTACGCACGGATTGCTAAGACGTGCCTGGACGCAGAGGGTTAAATGCGCCGTTGCACCCCGATGAAGCGTCAAGAAATAGCTGATTAAATCAAATTCTAAGCGATTTAATCATATATTTTGTAGCAGATAGTTGTGGAAAAGAAAATGCTAGGTGTAAATGTTGTTATGAAAGTTGGCGATCGCGTCCGCGTTAAAGATTCGGTAGTAGTGTATCATCATCCTGAACATCGGAATCAGCCTTTTGACATCAAAGGCACTGAAGGCGATGTAGTAGGTATTGCCACCCAATGGCGAGACAGACCGGTAAGCGCTAATTTGCCGATTGTAGTCCAGTTTAGTAAAAAGTTTAAAGCCCATTTACGTGAAAATGAGTTAGAAGTCATCTAAATCACTTATCGGCGGCGAAACCACTGAAAAATATTCAGTTCGCCGCGCATTCTTTTAAGCTCTTGGCGGTTCTGTTCTGCTGTTGTATAATACCACTCACAATAACGCTGAAACTCTGACCGTGAACGAACTTCGTGGTAAAACTGATGGGTTGTTTGGTAAGCGGCAAATGCTTCCTCAACTTGCGGTTGAGGGGATGGCATAATATAAGGTAAATTTTTAGACATCTTAATAAAGTTGGGAGTTAGGAGTTAGGAGTGGGGAGTTAGGAGTTAGGAGTTAGGAGTTAGGAGTTGGGAGTTAGGAGTTAGGAGTTGGGAGTTGGGAGTTGGGAGTGGGGAGTTGGGAGTTGGGAGTTGGGAGTTAGGAGTTAGGAGTGGGGAGTTGGGAGTGCGGAGTTGGGAGTTAGGAGTTGGGAGTGGGGAGTTAGGAGTTAGGAGTGGGGAGTTGGGAGTGCGGAGTTGGGAGTTGGGAGTTGGGAGTTGGGAGTTGGGAGTTGGGAGTTGGGAGTTAGGAGTTAGGAGTTAGGAGTGGGGAGTTGGGAGTTGGGAGTTGGGAGTTTTGAATTCAGCCAACTACTGTACTTTATAAGTAATAACTCATAACTTATAAGTAGAGCGGCGTAAATAATTAAAGGTTCGTAGTGAGGACTTTAGTCCTCAAATAAGGACTAAAGTCCTCACTACGAACTAATTTCAATATTTTTTACATTACTTAACTTAGTTTGATTTATTCTCGCCTACTTACTTAAGTCATAACTCATAACTCATAACTCATAACTCATAACTCATAACTCATAACTCATAACTCATAACTCATAACTCATAACTCATAACTCATAACTCATAACTCATAACTCATAACTCATAACTCATAACTCATAACTCATAACTCACGCCTAATGTGAATTAGAGAAAAAAGGCGGGAGAAGTAAGAAGATGAAAGTTACCAGCTTTTCAACTCGGACTTCCCCCATGAATAGCATAGACTTTGGAACGCTATTAACGACAATCTTTGTAATGGTAGATGATTGGTATCAAAAGCAAGTACAAAAGACAACGCTCCTAAAACCAGGAGTGAAAGCAAGAATGAGCGATAGTGAAATCATGACACTGGCACTGGTAATGGATTATTTGCCCTTTCCAGGAGAAACACAGTTTCTGGGTTTTATCCGAGGAAATTACTTTGAATGGTTTCCAAATTTACTTGACCAAAGTCAATTTAATCGTCGCTTACGTAAGTTGGATGGAATGTTAGAGAACTTACGCCGCAGTTGGGTAGAGCAATTGGTTGGAGAAAGTGAAAAATATTTCCTTCTCGACACCAAACCATTACCAGTATTGGGACTCAAGCGAGACAAGCGACATAGCGATTTTGCAGCAAATGCTACTCCTGGCTGGTGTGCCGCTAGAGAAATGCGTTATTTTGGCTACAAACTAGTTATGCTGTCAACCTGGAATGGAATCCCTATTGCTTATGATATCGTGCCTGCTAATACAGATGAGAGAATTGCTGCTGATGGTGTTTTAGAGATGGTTAGTGCTAGTGACATTTACGCAGACAAAGGATTTATCTCTGCTGATTGGCAGGCCGCGATCGCTCGTCGCACTGGTAATCGAATCTGGACACTCAAGCGCGATAACCAGCATCTTCAACATTCTCAGGGCTTGAAGCGCTTTATTAGTCGTGTTCGCCAGCGTGTAGAAGGTGTTTTTCACGAAATTCAAAACACTGGTCGTAATCCCGAACGCTTACTCAACAAAACCGTTGATGGCTTTTGTGTACATATTGCAGCCAAGATTGCATCTCATACTCTACGTTTATTGCTCCGTCGCCGTTTTGGTATTGATGTTCTCACTTTCCAGTCTCAACCTATTTAATTCACATTAGGCGTAACTCATAACTCATAACTCATAACTCATAACTCATAACTCATAACTCATAACTCATAACTCATAACTTTAATTAGAGCCAACCGCGTAAGCGATAAACTAAAGAACCAATGTACTCTTTTAAAGCGGTGGTAAATTGGTGTAAGTTCTCAGTATCAGGTAATAAATTCAGTATAGCGGCTTTGGGAGTGCTGCCGAGTTCTTGCAGTTCACCCTCACTAACAAGAAAGTCAGTCGGTGCAGGAATGACATTAATTCCTTGACGTTGGAAAATTTTAAGCGATCGCGGTATATGCATTGCAGAAGTAACTAATAATACCTGATTTATGCCACGAGACTCCAAAATTTTGCGGACATTTACAGCATTTTGATAAGTATTTAGAGATTCAGGTTCTTGGATAATTGCCTCAGATGGAATACCAATAGATGTCAGTATTGTTGCCATATCTGCCGACTCTGGTGAACCACTACCACGCCAATCAATGCGCCCCCCGCTAAGAATGATTATAGGCGCTCTTTTTTGGCGATACAGTTGGGCAGCGTAGATTACGCGATCGCCTGCTTCACTCAAATCTACGGTAGGTCTTGGGGGAAAAGCTGATTTGGTTGCGCCACCCAAAACTACAATTGCTTCTGCAACTGGTATTTGGGCGAGTGGAAGATTTTGCCATTCTAGCGATCGCACTAATGATTTAGCAATCCAAGCATTACTACAAAATAGCAATAAAATTAGGGCAAAAGCAATTGCGATCGCCGCAGTGCGCGGTCGTTTCCACAACGTGACTAATGCTACTACCAAACTCACGCAGGCTAATCCTAGTGGATAAAAAAATAGTGGCAGTAATTTGGAAAAATATAAAAACATAGTGGGGAATGGGGAGATGAGGGAGACTCAAATCAGTGAACAGTTATCAGTGAACAGTTATCACAGACGATTTTCTTAACTGATAACTGACAACTGATAACTGCCCAATTCCCAAATTACTGCTTTTTTTCCAAAACCTGAAATTAATTTTTAGTACTTCCAGAGGTGCGACGGTAACGGCGGGTGGTTCTTCTTGTTTGCCGTTTGTTGATTCTGTCGTTGGTTGGTTCAATTTCACCCTCTTCTGATTCTTCAACTTGCAGCTGAGTTCTAGTTTCTTCCTTACTTCCCCACCAAGCAGTAATCCAGCCTCCAGCTAAAGCGCCTATTCCCCCTAGCAAGATACTCATGGGTGCTGGATACCCCAAATATACAAAGCCAAGCATGAAAAATAACCAGTATTTTAGTCCTGTATCAACACCATCAGAGGAGGCTACAGTTGGAGGCTTGGGGCTATTATCAGTTATATTTGTGATCCAGCCAAGGATAAAACCGCCCATTATTCCTAAGAAGATGCTCAGGGCTGGTGCGGAGCCGGTCATTATTAATATAAATATTAAAAATGCCCCAAATAACAACTGAGAAAAGAAGCTGGGAGAAATACTGAAAAAGTCGTTCTTTTTGTCTGCCATAGAGTAAAAAAAGGCTATTAACTAATTACTAATGACGCTCTCTTCTCTACGAGAGGCTGCGCCAACGAGACGCTAAAAGCGAACGCAGACTCGCTAACGCTACGCTAACGTAATTCCTAATTTTCGAATGAACTACCCCAAGCTGGCTTCGCCTGAGCTTGGGGTTTCTACATTCCCCAAGTCATTTTTAGCAAGCTTCCCTTGAGATTTCTGACGCTTCGTTTGTCCCAGTTGCTTCAAGATCCCCGCTTTTTTTCGGGTGCGTAAAGTAGAGCTAGTAACATCAGCGTCTGCGAGGACAGTTCCTGCCCCCGGTAGATTACCTTTAGCCC contains:
- a CDS encoding ferredoxin-thioredoxin reductase variable chain, whose translation is MKVGDRVRVKDSVVVYHHPEHRNQPFDIKGTEGDVVGIATQWRDRPVSANLPIVVQFSKKFKAHLRENELEVI
- a CDS encoding IS982 family transposase, producing MNSIDFGTLLTTIFVMVDDWYQKQVQKTTLLKPGVKARMSDSEIMTLALVMDYLPFPGETQFLGFIRGNYFEWFPNLLDQSQFNRRLRKLDGMLENLRRSWVEQLVGESEKYFLLDTKPLPVLGLKRDKRHSDFAANATPGWCAAREMRYFGYKLVMLSTWNGIPIAYDIVPANTDERIAADGVLEMVSASDIYADKGFISADWQAAIARRTGNRIWTLKRDNQHLQHSQGLKRFISRVRQRVEGVFHEIQNTGRNPERLLNKTVDGFCVHIAAKIASHTLRLLLRRRFGIDVLTFQSQPI
- a CDS encoding YdcF family protein, which gives rise to MFLYFSKLLPLFFYPLGLACVSLVVALVTLWKRPRTAAIAIAFALILLLFCSNAWIAKSLVRSLEWQNLPLAQIPVAEAIVVLGGATKSAFPPRPTVDLSEAGDRVIYAAQLYRQKRAPIIILSGGRIDWRGSGSPESADMATILTSIGIPSEAIIQEPESLNTYQNAVNVRKILESRGINQVLLVTSAMHIPRSLKIFQRQGINVIPAPTDFLVSEGELQELGSTPKAAILNLLPDTENLHQFTTALKEYIGSLVYRLRGWL